The genomic region CAGCCTTCCTCTGGCGCCAGGGTATCGTCGGCAGGGCGCTGGGCGAGACGCATCTTTACTGTCCGGAAACGCAGGTCGGCGTTGCGGGGGACTGGTGCCTCGGCAGCTTCGCCGAACATGCCTTTATAAGCGGCCGGCATCTCGGGCAGGCCATTGCTGGCGCGCTCGCCTGAGGCCCGACAGAATCTATGTGGCATTTGGCGAATTGCCGCGCCCGCATTGAGGCGCTAGATATTCGCATCAAATCAAAAAGAAGGACGTCCGATGGCAGTTACATCCGGCCGCGGCGTGCGCCCCAAGCGGCCGCTTTCACCACATCTGCAAATCTATTCGCCGCTTATCAACATGGTGATGTCGATCGTGCATCGCATCACGGGGGCGGCGCTTTATTTCGGTTCGCTGCTGCTCGCCTGGTGGCTGATCGCAGCCGCGAGCGGACCGGACGCCTACAACTATTTTCTGAGCTGGTGCGATACGTGGTTCGGCAAGCTGGTGTTGCTCGGCTATACGTGGGTTCTGATGCATCACATGATGGGCGGCATCCGCCACTTCATCTGGGATAGTGGCCACGGCTACGACCTTGAGACGGTCGATCTGTTGTCGTGGGGGTCGCTTGCCGCGTCGCTGGCGTTGACGGCGATTGTCTGGATCGCGGTTGCTATGGGGGCCGTCTGATGACCACGATGCGGACACCGCTGAAAAAAGTACGTTATCTCGGCTCGGCCAAAGAAGGCGCCGACCATTTCTGGACACAGCGCGTGACGGCGGTCGCGAACCTGTTCCTCGGGATCTTTCTCGTTTGGCTGATCGTTTCGCTGCTTGGCGCGGACTACGCGACGGCGAAACAGAAGCTTGCGCACCCATTGATTGCGATTCCGCTTCTCGGTCTTGTACTTTCTGGCACCGTGCATATGCGGATCGGCATGCAAGTCATCATCGAAGATTACGTACACGAAGAAGGGCTTAAGGTGGTGGCCTTGATGCTCAACACCTTCTTCGCCATTGCCATCGCACTCGCGTGCGTGTTCTCGATTTTGAAACTGAGTTTTGGAGCCTGAGCCTGATGTCGCAATTGAATGGCAAGGCCAACGGCGCGGGTGCCGCGCCGTCGCAGATCGGCAAAGCCTATCCGCTGCACGATCATGTCTATGATGTCGTTGTCGTCGGTGCGGGTGGCGCAGGACTGCGTGCGACGCTTGGCTGCGCGGAAGCAGGTCTTAAAACGGCTTGCGTGACGAAGGTGTTCCCGACGCGCTCGCATACGGTTGCGGCGCAAGGCGGTGTGGCGGCGGCGCTCGGCAACATGGGCCGCGACGACTGGCGTTGGCATATGTACGACACCGTCAAAGGCTCCGACTGGCTCGGCGACCAAGACGCCATCGAATATCTGTGCCGGAACGCGCCGGCCGCCGTCTATGAGCTCGAGCACTATGGCGTGCCGTTCTCGCGCACCGAAGACGGCAAGATCTACCAGCGCCCATTCGGCGGCATGACGACCGACTACGGCGAGGGTCCGCCGGCACAGCGCACGTGTGCTGCTGCCGACCGCACCGGCCACGCGATGCTGCATACGCTTTACGGACAGTCGCTGCGCCACGCGGCGGAATTCTTCATCGAATATTTCGCGCTCGATCTCATCATGGATCAGGACGGTGCATGCCGGGGCATCATCGCGCTCAATCTCGATGACGGCACGCTGCATCGCTTCCGTGCGAAGAAGACCATTCTGGCGACGGGTGGTTACGGGCGGACGTATTTCTCGTGCACCTCGGCGCATACCTGCACCGGTGACGGCAATGCCATGGTTCTGCGCGCAGGTTTGCCGCTGCAGGACATGGAATTCGTGCAGTTCCATCCCACCGGTATTTACGGCGCGGGCGTGTTGATTACCGAAGGTGCGCGCGGC from Hyphomicrobium sp. MC1 harbors:
- the sdhD gene encoding succinate dehydrogenase, hydrophobic membrane anchor protein, with the translated sequence MTTMRTPLKKVRYLGSAKEGADHFWTQRVTAVANLFLGIFLVWLIVSLLGADYATAKQKLAHPLIAIPLLGLVLSGTVHMRIGMQVIIEDYVHEEGLKVVALMLNTFFAIAIALACVFSILKLSFGA
- the sdhC gene encoding succinate dehydrogenase, cytochrome b556 subunit, with the translated sequence MAVTSGRGVRPKRPLSPHLQIYSPLINMVMSIVHRITGAALYFGSLLLAWWLIAAASGPDAYNYFLSWCDTWFGKLVLLGYTWVLMHHMMGGIRHFIWDSGHGYDLETVDLLSWGSLAASLALTAIVWIAVAMGAV